The genomic interval ATCAAAACGATGTAAGGGATTTTCTTGATAAAATCCATATCGACATTAATAAAACTCTTATCAAAAAAAGGACGCATCATGTAAGTAAACCCAGCATCAATTAGGGAGTACAACATATTAGCGAAAACACCTAATGCCAGTATTGGCCAAAACGGTTTTACATAAGTGAGCAAACGTTTATATAAGATACTGGTTTTAACTGTGGGTTTCTTTTTCATGAATTAAATGGTCAATCGGCCAAATGAACTATTGTAACTGTTATTACATCGAAGTGCTAACGTTAGGTTCATTCTAAGGTCATCTTAATGCGTGTGTACGCGCAACAAAAGCCGATTTTTTGCACATTCATATCGGAAATACTTCCTGGTTCAGTGGTTACAGTAGCCCAAGATAAATGATGTTGTTTGGCAAAGTTTAAACGAGCAAGCAATAATCTTTTTTGCAACCCTTTACCTCGATATTCAGGTAAAGTGCTCGTAACTCCTAAATCACAAAAATTATCATGCATGGCAATTGCAGCTCCGGCTACAATTTCAGTATTATCATAAGCCGCAAAAATGCTGACCCCTGTAGATTGAGCATAGTGAATAAATTGTTCTTTAGCTTCAGGAGCTGCAAAACCTAGTGCGACACGGGTGGCCCATTCATTGATTTCATCAGACCTTATCTCTCTTATCATCAACGGGCTATCGTCAAGATCAATAGATTGATATGTTTTTAAATCCAAGACAGACACATTATTTAATTCATTGATACAATAGCCACGTTGACTTAAAAAAATAGCAAGCTCATTTCCTACAAAAGGACATAACTCAATATCTACCCGTGGATGATTTAAGTTTCTATAAAAATGCTCAATGCATTCAATTTCTGTTTTAAATTGTTTTAATGGAGTATTAAAGCCCCATCCAACTACTTGTGATAAATAAGAATCAAAGCCAGAAAAACAAGCAGCGCCTCCATTAATTTCCACTATTTTTCCGTTTGGATACCGCTTAGTAACCTCAATGTGAGTTTGCTTGATGCAGGACTCCATTTGTGCTGCCAGATTTTTAGTAATACATTTCATGAATCACCCCTAACTAAGTAACAGCAGGGAATCGAAATTGAAAATAACCTCAGATTCTATCATGCGTTACAGTTCATCCTTTTTCAGATAAGCCGCGTACTAATTCATAGACTAATCCTGGTCCCTGATAAATCAAACCGCTATATACTTGTATTAGTGAAGCCCCGGCATTCAATTTGGATCGGGCACTCTCACAATTGTCAATGCCTCCTACTCCAATCAACGTCACATCACTACCTACATATTGTTTGAGTAAACGCAAACACTGAGTTGATAACTCCCAAAGAGGTTTGCCACTTAATCCTCCTGGCTCTTCCGAGAGAGGCAAATGCTCTACTCCTTTACGTGAGCATGTTGTGTTTGTCGCAATAATTCCTTCTATGCCTAAACTCAATATTACTTCTGTCATTTGTTTCAGTGTTTCCACATGTTCGTCTGGGGAGATTTTTACAACTAGAGGAACATGACGTTGAAACTTATCAGCTAATTTAGTTTGCTCAGCCTGAATTTTTGACAATAAATGGGCAAAATATTCCTTTTGTTGTAATTGACGTAAATCAGGGGTGTTGGGTGAAGAAATGTTAATCGTTACATAGGATGCATGTTCATAAACTTTCTTGAGGCAATATATGTAATCATCTGCTGCATATTCTAGTGATGTATCTTTATTTTTGCCAATATTAATACCTAATATCCCTTTATAAGATGCCTTTTTTACATGCTTAACTAAAGCATCAACTCCCTGATTGTTAAAACCCATACGATTAATAATCGCCTGAGCCTTTGGTAAACGAAATAAACGAGGCTTAGGATTACCCATTTGTGGTTTTGGCGTTACCGTTCCTAATTCAATAAAAGCAAAACCAAGCTTAGCCAATGCATCTAAATGCTCCCCATTTTTATCCAGTCCTGCAGCCAAACCCACAAGATGAGGAAACTGAAGTCCTAATGCTCGCACGGGCTGATGTTGTGCTTGCTTAAAGCAGAATTTAGGTATGTAGTGTAAAGCAGACAAACTCAAGGTATGGGCTTTTTCTGCATCCATACTAAAAAGTAAAGGACGTAAAATTGAATACATAGGGAATCCTGTCGTCTGGGTGAGCGAAGCGTAACCTGGAAATTCTGTGCGTACAACCCCCATGGGTTACGATTCACTTCACCCAGGCTACATGAATTAATGTGAGTTCTACATAAAATAAATCGTTATTGTTTTCATAATAACTGATTTTATTAAAACTCGATCCCATAAAATGGCATCCATTTTATGGGATAATATTCATTTAATGACGTAAAAGTATCTTTTACATCGAACTCGCATGAATTAAATATCACATTTTTGGGCCCAAACTCGAAGCATCGCATTTTCTGATTTGTGCAAATGGTAATCGACTTCTCTAATTTCCACACCATAACCCTGTTTTTGCAGTTGCAGTAATACTGGGCCTAAAAGCTCAGAACTTTTTCCTTCCATATCATTCAAGGGAAAAATTCTAACTTCTTTAGCTACTCGTGCTAACTCACAAATTACATTTAAATGAAAATCAACAGTTTGATCCTCTAGATCTGCGAATAAATAATGAGCGCTTAAAGCAAAATCAAAAGAAAAATCAGAATAGGGTAAATGATAATCAGCTGCTCCAAAATAACGTCCTTCAGCCTTACCTTTTTCATAATCGGCAAAGAATGATTTCATTCCTTTTTGCCGATATTCAAGCAATTGCTCTAAACCTCCATTACGGCTAAAATCAAATTGCTTTTGCTCTTTACGCACTTCATCCGCCATTTGAGCAAAAATCATAATTGCTTTAGAAGATAAAGTATCTTTATCCAAAACAAATAATGGGTCACAGCTAACAGCTTGATGTGCCTCGTGAAATTGTTGTGCGTTTACGGCACTGGGACCACATCCATATTCTAAAATTCGGGAATTCATGTCCTCTTGAGACAAATCAAACATCTCGCGATACTCATCAACACTATGCCCCCAGAGTACTAACTTGCGCATCAACGACTCTCCTAAATAGATAAACCTGAACTCATAAAACGAAACGCTACTATTACTCCCATATTGGCGTAATAGTCATTCTCTCATATAAGGTCTCACTGCATACGATGCTATAACCTCTTCACAACTTATATTGAAAGGAATATGCAGCTTTCTTTCGGCTTAAGATTAGGCGATTTTTTAAATCAGGTAAAGGAGATTCTCCAAATTATATCAATAGAGCTATTTTTACTCAAAATGCTCCCAATATAACTTTTCGGCGGGTTATATAGGGGATTTAACTTCATTTGGCATAAAGGAATGATTTATATTCTTATTCCGGGCTCATGTTAAATAATGAAATCTTTTCCTTGGCATAGAAATTTTATTTGCAACTTCAATTCGATTGGGTATAGTCTAACAAATTTGTTAAAAACCACGGGAAGTTATCTATCATGTATACAGGACCGAACTATCAACTTGGTGACACCTATAATATGTTACGCGATAGCGTCTATCAATTTGCTCGTGCTGAAATCGCGCCACTTGCTGCTCAAATTGACGAAACAAATACCTTTCCTCATCACTTATGGAAAAAATTCGGTGAGATGGGATTGTTAGGAATTACAATTAGCGAAGAATATGGTGGCGCAAATATGGGGTATCTCGCCCATGTGATTGCGATGGAGGAAATATCCCGTGCATCTGCTTCTGTAGGCTTAAGTTATGGCGCTCATTCGAATTTATGCGTCAATCAAATTTATTTAAATGGTAATCATTCTCAAAAACAAAAATATTTGCCTAAACTTATAAGTGGGGAATACATCGGCGCTCTGGCTATGAGTGAGTCCAATTCAGGATCAGATGTAGTCAGCATGCAACTGCATGCTCGTCCAGCAGGGAACAAATATATTCTCAACGGCACAAAAATGTGGATCACTAATGGACCTGACGCGGATGTCTTAGTAGTTTATGCCAAAACAGACAAACATGCAGCAAGTAAAGGTATCACTGCCTTTTTAATCGAAAAAGGAATGCCAGGTTTTAAGACAGCCCAAAAATTAGACAAGCTGGGGATGCGAGGTTCAAATACATGTGAGCTTGTTTTTGAGCAGTGTGAAGTACCCGAAGAACATGTTTTAGGAGAAGTCAATCAAGGTGTTAAAGTATTAATGAGTGGTCTCGATTACGAACGCACCGTTCTTGCAGCAGGACCAATAGGCATCATGCAAGCGTGCATGGATGTGGTACTTCCTTATGTTCATGAGCGAAAGCAGTTTGAACAACCCATAGGCGAGTTTCAATTCATTCAAGGTAAATTGGCTGACATGTATACTGATTTAAGTGCATCAAGAGCTTACTTATATACTATTGCAAAAGCGTGTGATCAAGGAATGGTCAGTCGTAAAGATGCTGCGAGTGTCATTTTATATACAGCCGAACGAGCAACCCAAATGGCATTACAAGCAATTCAAATTCTTGGTGGAAATGGATACATTAATGAATATCCCACAGGTCGTTTGCTGCGAGATGCAAAATTATACGAAATAGGGGCCGGTACTTCAGAAATCAGAAGAATGCTTATTGGACGAGAACTTTTTAAAGAAACAGTATAAGGAAGAGTGAAAATGGAACAGAATGACATTGTAATCGTTGCAGCAAAAAGAACTCCTATGGGTGCAATGCTAGGAAATTTATCAACACTTTCAGCTCCAGAACTAGGCGCCATTGCACACCAAGCAGCGTTATCCCAAGCTGGAATAAATCCTGCAGAAATAGATGAAGTGATTAGTGGCTGTGTGTTACAGGCAGGAATTGGTCAAGCCCCTGCTCGACAGGCAGCGATTAAGGCTGGAATACCCAATACTGCAGGAGCTACCACAATCAATAAAATGTGTGGTTCCGGAATGAAAGCAATTATGTTGGCTCATGATTTAATTCGCGCAGGAACTGCACATATTGTTCTTGCTAGTGGTATGGAAAGCATGAGTAATGCCCCCTATTTACTGAGTAAAGCGCGTTCAGGATATCGTCTTGGGCATGGTGAGTTAAAAGATCATATGTTTCTTGATGGATTGGAAGATGCCTACGATAGAGGCAAATTGATGGGTGTTTTTGCAGAAGCTACAGCCAGCCATTTTCATTTCAGTAGAGAGCAACAAGATGAGTTCGCTGTTCGCTCCATGAGCCGAGCACTGAAAGCTATGGAAAATGGGGCATTTAAAGACGAAATAACTCCCGTAACAATAAGTTCACGCAAAGGAGATGTGACAGTAACCGTAGATGAAGGGCCTGATGCAGCAAAATTGGCTAAAATCGCACAGTTAAAACCGGCTTTTAAAGCAGATGGAACAGTAACCGCTGCTAATTCAAGCTCTATCTCTGATGGTGCAGCAAGTGTGATCCTAATGAGCGCAGGACAAGCAGAAAAGCAAGGTATAAGACCTCTAGCCCGCATTGTTGCGCATGCATGCAACTCACAAGCACCAGAATGGTTTACCACTGCCCCTGTCGATGCGATTCGCAAAGTTATGAATAAAGCTGCATGGAAACAAAATGACGTAGATCTTTATGAAATAAATGAAGCATTTGCGGTAGTCACTATGGCTGCTATAAAAGAACTTGAATTAAATCCAGAACACGTTAACATTCATGGCGGTGCTTGTGCCTTAGGTCATCCCATTGGTGCATCGGGTGCGCGTATTTTAGTCACCTTAATACACGCTTTAAAACATCAAGGGAAAAAACGTGGCATTGCTGCATTATGTATTGGTGGCGGCGAAGCAACTGCTATGGCTATTGAATTAATTTAAAATATAACAGTTTCTTTCTTTTAAGAAGAGGCTCAGAGTTACTGTCATAAACTCAACATCTCTGCCAAGTTTTCAAACTTCCTGAGAGTAGCAAGATTGTTAAGTGGTGCTATTCATCAGAAAGATGATGGGATGTTTTTTGATAGATGGTGGTAACTTTACTCTTTTTATAGCATGTGGAGAAAAGCTGTATCATAAAAAGGACATTCATGCTACGACACAGTCTTATCTATTTATTGCTGAGTATCTTAGTAGTAATATTGGCAAAATATGCCCAGCTAGTCATTGTTTATATCGATCTGTTTTTTACCTATATCAATTTAAAACTAACACCTATTTTCAGCCAAACGGGCTGGGGACTTGTGGTTCGTAAGATACTTGTTCTTGTCCTATTGCCAGTAGCGATTACCTCTGTTCCAGCTCTTGCATATAGAGTTTTTAAAGGCGGTGATATGCCTCACTTTATTGCAATCACCTGGATTATTTGGATCATCATTGTTTTAAGTGATATTTTGGTGCGATAAGGATAATAGAAGGTATGGCAAAATTAATCAGTCAAATCAATACCGCTAGCCAGGAGTTTAAGGCAAATCAAGCAACAATGCTTGCTTTAGTTGATGAATTAAAAAATCAAATTCAGCATATTGCCTTAGGCGGTGATGAAAAAGCGCGAACACGCCATCTGAAACATGGCAAATTACTACCAAGAGAACGACTACACCAATTATTAGATCCAGGCAGTCCTTTTCTTGAGCTTTCGCAGCTTGCGGCCTTTCAAGTCTACAACGATGCAATTCCTGCTGCGGGAATCATTACTGGAATTGGGTGGGTTTGTGGTATTGAATGTGTGATCATTGTAAATGATGCTACGGTAAAAGGAGGCACCTACTACCCTTTAACCGTCAAAAAACACTTAAGAGCCCAAGAAATCGCACTGATGAATCATTTACCCTGTATTTATTTAGTCGACTCTGGCGGTGCTTACTTACCCCATCAAGATGAGGTGTTTCCCGATAGAGATCATTTTGGTCGCATTTTCTTTAATCAAGCACAAATGTCCGCGCAAAAC from Legionella sainthelensi carries:
- a CDS encoding GNAT family N-acetyltransferase; the protein is MKCITKNLAAQMESCIKQTHIEVTKRYPNGKIVEINGGAACFSGFDSYLSQVVGWGFNTPLKQFKTEIECIEHFYRNLNHPRVDIELCPFVGNELAIFLSQRGYCINELNNVSVLDLKTYQSIDLDDSPLMIREIRSDEINEWATRVALGFAAPEAKEQFIHYAQSTGVSIFAAYDNTEIVAGAAIAMHDNFCDLGVTSTLPEYRGKGLQKRLLLARLNFAKQHHLSWATVTTEPGSISDMNVQKIGFCCAYTRIKMTLE
- a CDS encoding quinone-dependent dihydroorotate dehydrogenase — its product is MYSILRPLLFSMDAEKAHTLSLSALHYIPKFCFKQAQHQPVRALGLQFPHLVGLAAGLDKNGEHLDALAKLGFAFIELGTVTPKPQMGNPKPRLFRLPKAQAIINRMGFNNQGVDALVKHVKKASYKGILGINIGKNKDTSLEYAADDYIYCLKKVYEHASYVTINISSPNTPDLRQLQQKEYFAHLLSKIQAEQTKLADKFQRHVPLVVKISPDEHVETLKQMTEVILSLGIEGIIATNTTCSRKGVEHLPLSEEPGGLSGKPLWELSTQCLRLLKQYVGSDVTLIGVGGIDNCESARSKLNAGASLIQVYSGLIYQGPGLVYELVRGLSEKG
- a CDS encoding thiolase family protein — translated: MEQNDIVIVAAKRTPMGAMLGNLSTLSAPELGAIAHQAALSQAGINPAEIDEVISGCVLQAGIGQAPARQAAIKAGIPNTAGATTINKMCGSGMKAIMLAHDLIRAGTAHIVLASGMESMSNAPYLLSKARSGYRLGHGELKDHMFLDGLEDAYDRGKLMGVFAEATASHFHFSREQQDEFAVRSMSRALKAMENGAFKDEITPVTISSRKGDVTVTVDEGPDAAKLAKIAQLKPAFKADGTVTAANSSSISDGAASVILMSAGQAEKQGIRPLARIVAHACNSQAPEWFTTAPVDAIRKVMNKAAWKQNDVDLYEINEAFAVVTMAAIKELELNPEHVNIHGGACALGHPIGASGARILVTLIHALKHQGKKRGIAALCIGGGEATAMAIELI